In Toxoplasma gondii ME49 chromosome X, whole genome shotgun sequence, a single genomic region encodes these proteins:
- the SRS49B gene encoding SAG-related sequence SRS49B (encoded by transcript TGME49_207140~Gene product name based on ToxoDB Community Expert Annotation.) — METAHSTVANRYSTFRPALFQGIRSDHSSFSVLRSCRCLPLYLFVIFACNFVQHSQGDSVPQQPVPTCSPSASPLSLNLTTTKKVVKFKCDEGLELHKKPTEDGKLCGNIACTKEIDASAFTFTPQSQGAKNNSTPDTEYSLGVKGNLPTTPLTVYFSCDPKSAAGGGGSARVEASESNKPCVVQVSVFSQKPTPVPDANKCKDGQVALAITSTTKSVTFGCNESATLEPRFFEHVFIEEQSQSSRAAATLEAKEVVLQALVPNSSLVENAAGTTATAVGYTLSCPNLPSSAQTFFYKCVPPNPPSGGSGRTGTPEGCKVLISVEKRPDSDATATPAPSGGERGIVLSSSFMIVSISLVTTATGKLF; from the exons ATGGAGACTGCACACTCAACTGTGGCCAACCGTTACTCGACGTTCAGGCCTGCTCTCTTTCAGGGTATACGATCTGATcactcttccttctctgttttgcgTTCTTGTCGGTGCCTACCGCTCTACTTGTTTGTAATTTTTGCTTGCAATTTCGTGCAACATTCCCAAGGCGACTCGGTCCCACAGCAACCAGTTCCAACATGCAGCCCTAGTGCATCGCCCCTGTCGTTGAATCTCACCACAACCAAAAAAGTGGTGAAATTCAAATGTGACGAAGGACTGGAGCTGCACAAAAAGCCAACTGAAGATGGGAAACTCTGTGGGAATATCGCTTGCACAAAGGAAATAGATGCATCTGCATTCACCTTCACACCACAATCACAGGGAGCCAAGAACAACTCTACCCCAGATACAGAGTACAGCCTCGGAGTGAAAGGCAATCTTCCAACGACTCCCCTCACAGTATACTTTTCATGCGATCCCAAATCTGCAGCAGGCGGTGGGGGGTCCGCCCGTGTTGAAGCGTCAGAATCTAATAAACCTTGCGTAGTTCAggtgtctgttttctctcaaaAGCCGACGCCAGTTCCTGATGCAA ATAAGTGCAAGGACGGACAGGTCGCTTTAGCAATCACCTCTACCACGAAATCGGTCACTTTCGGATGTAACGAAAGTGCAACTCTTGAGCCCAGGTTTTTCGAGCATGTGTTCATTGAGGAACAAAGCCAGAGTAGTCGCGCAGCAGCCACCCTTGAAGCGAAGGAGGTTGTCTTGCAGGCGCTTGTCCCGAATAGTAGTCTGGTCGAGAATGCAGCTGGCACGACGGCAACAGCAGTTGGTTATACATTGTCTTGCCCAAATTTGCCTTCGTCTGCCCAAACGTTCTTTTACAAATGCGTTCCCCCAAATCCACCGTCAGGCGGCAGCGGGCGCACGGGAACCCCAGAGGGATGTAAAGTTCTCATCAGCGTTGAAAAAAGACCAGATTCGGACGCGACTGCGACGCCGGCACCTTCGGGTGGTGAACGAGGGATCGTTCTGAGCAGCAGCTTTATGATTGTGTCCATTTCATTGGTGACGACGGCGACAGGGAAATTATTCTAA
- the SRS49A gene encoding SAG-related sequence SRS49A (encoded by transcript TGME49_207130~Gene product name based on ToxoDB Community Expert Annotation.) produces the protein MAAAHSAATCRNSACRSSLLRERRTRYSSTRIVSSRRFQSFCLLALLTRNFMQQPVAKASEVQSCSGSATPLFLRLSSTNQEVKFKCGAGLQLRAKPENDEMLWGNAACTKEVDASSLIFTPPTSKTKSESGYSLKVKSDALLKTPFTVYFLCDPTSSSGGDSGSKQVTGSGSSTTCLIQVSVFSQKPTPVPDANKCKDGQVALAITSTTKSVTFGCNESATLEPRFFEHVFIEEQSQSSRAAATLEVKEVVLQALVPNSSLVENAAGTTATAVGYTLSCPNLPSSAQTFFYKCVPPNPPSGGSGRTGTPEGCKVLISVEKRPDSDATATPAPSGGEQGVVLSSSFMIVSMSFAAMVAGNGFSAICC, from the exons ATGGCGGCTGCACACTCGGCTGCGACCTGCCGGAACTCAGCGTGcaggtcttctctcttgcgtgAGAGACGAACTAGATACTCCTCCACGCGcatcgtctcctctcgtcggTTTCAGTCGTTTTGTCTTCTTGCACTTCTCACACGCAACTTCATGCAGCAGCCCGTTGCCAAGGCATCCGAAGTCCAGTCATGCAGTGGTAGTGCAACGCCCCTGTTCTTACGCCTTAGCAGCACAAACCAAGAGGTGAAATTCAAGTGTGGCGCAGGCTTGCAACTGAGAGCAAAACCAGAAAACGATGAAATGCTTTGGGGAAATGCCGCCTGCACAAAGGAAGTAGACGCGTCATCTCTCATCTTCACACCGCCTACCTCCAAAACGAAGTCGGAGTCAGGATACAGTCTCAAAGTTAAAAGCGATGCGTTGCTGAAGACTCCCTTCACAGTCTATTTTTTGTGCGATCCAACTTCTTCATCCGGCGGTGATAGTGGTTCTAAGCAGGTCACAGGTTCTGGGTCTTCTACCACCTGCTTGATCCAggtgtctgttttctctcaaaAGCCGACGCCAGTTCCTGATGCAA ATAAGTGCAAGGACGGACAGGTCGCTTTAGCAATCACCTCTACCACGAAATCGGTCACTTTCGGATGTAACGAAAGTGCAACTCTTGAGCCCAGGTTTTTCGAGCATGTGTTCATTGAGGAACAAAGCCAGAGTAGTCGCGCAGCAGCCACCCTTGAAGTGAAGGAGGTTGTCTTGCAGGCGCTTGTCCCGAATAGTAGTCTGGTCGAGAATGCAGCTGGCACGACGGCAACAGCAGTTGGTTATACATTGTCTTGCCCAAATTTGCCTTCGTCTGCCCAAACGTTCTTTTACAAATGCGTTCCCCCAAATCCACCGTCAGGCGGCAGCGGGCGCACGGGAACCCCAGAGGGATGTAAAGTTCTCATCAGCGTTGAAAAAAGACCAGATTCGGACGCGACTGCGACGCCGGCACCTTCGGGTGGTGAACAAGGGGTCGTTCTGAGCAGCAGCTTTATGATTGTGTCCATGTCGTTTGCGGCAATGGTAGCAGGGAATGGTTTCTCAGCCATCTGCTGCTGA
- the SRS49D gene encoding SAG-related sequence SRS49D (encoded by transcript TGME49_207160~Gene product name based on ToxoDB Community Expert Annotation.~Signal peptide predicted by SignalP 2.0 HMM (probability 0.884) with cleavage site probability 0.789 at residue 52~Predicted trans-membrane domain (TMHMM2.0):340-363), which translates to MAAAHSAAACRYSTFWPCLLRERQSGTSSVSFVYPSQFLSLSLLVILTGSFAQQSAGNQANSQSVTCESNASPLVLRITSKTNEVKFKCGTDLQLRENPAGSNKFWGNAACTKEVDASSVTFTSSPSPAKVAGNKGTEYSLALKNSSLPLSPFTVYFSCDPPSTTGVGETGKAKVPASATTCIVQVSVFSQTAVTVPETNKCKNGQVTVAVTSKSKSVTFGCSEGATLKPALLDHVFIEKATEKSGGASTGREEEVVLQDLVPNSSLVENAANTGNDTVGYTLSCPDLPSSPQNIFYKCVSPASAREQVGTQTECKVLINIEEKPEAETPATPEPSRGEQGVVLGSAFMIAFISCFALVAGNMF; encoded by the exons ATGGCGGCTGCACACTCGGCTGCGGCCTGTCGTTACTCCACGTTCTGGCCTTGTCTCTTGCGGGAGAGACAAAGTGGCACCTCTTCCGTGTCTTTCGTCTATCCTTCTCAGTTCTTGTCGCTATCTCTTCTCGTAATTCTCACGGGCAGTTTCGCGCAGCAGTCGGCAGGAAACCAGGCAAACTCACAGTCTGTAACATGCGAGAGTAATGCATCGCCTTTGGTCTTAAGAATCACAAGCAAAACTAACGAGGTGAAATTCAAATGTGGCACAGATTTGCAGCTGAGGGAAAATCCAGCAGGCTCTAACAAATTTTGGGGAAATGCCGCCTGCACTAAGGAAGTCGATGCGTCGTCCGTCACTTTCACGTCATCACCCTCTCCCGCTAAGGTGGCCGGAAATAAAGGCACAGAATACAGCCTCGCACTGAAGAACAGCAGCCTGCCACTGAGTCCCTTTACAGTCTACTTTTCGTGTGACCCGCCATCTACAACAGGCGTTGGAGAAACTGGTAAAGCAAAAGTACCTGCTTCTGCAACGACCTGCATAGTTCAGGTGTCCGTGTTCTCCCAAACAGCTGTGACTGTCCCCGAAACAA ATAAATGCAAGAACGGACAGGTCACTGTAGCGGTCACCTCCAAGAGCAAGTCTGTCACTTTCGGATGTAGCGAAGGCGCCACCCTGAAGCCCGCTCTCCTCGACCATGTTTTCATTGAGAAAGCAACTGAGAAGAGTGGTGGCGCATCAActggcagagaggaggaggttGTCTTGCAGGACCTCGTTCCAAATAGTAGTTTGGTTGAGAATGCAGCTAATACCGGAAATGACACAGTTGGCTATACGCTGTCCTGCCCAGAtttgccttcgtctccccaaAACATCTTTTACAAATGTGTCTCACCAGCGTCGGCGCGCGAACAGGTGGGAACACAAACAGAATGCAAAGTCCTTATCAATATTGAAGAGAAACCCGAGGCTGAAACGCCTGCGACGCCTGAACCTTCCAGAGGGGAACAAGGAGTCGTTCTGGGCAGTGCCTTTATGATTGCGTTCATTTCTTGTTTTGCGTTGGTGGCAGGGAATATGTTCTAA
- a CDS encoding hypothetical protein (encoded by transcript TGME49_207170~Predicted trans-membrane domain (TMHMM2.0):118-136), translating into MATHNCLRQTAAQMLGQNANVFRFFSKSAPSRPSGNVALESVKNAAVAETETFAGRANVAAGTGKLEGSLLPPPHIPGIRRAPREPASPKMAGMEGRMPVRLPPEGSRFRQYVDPRADVYFPLTAVLVTLGPLYMFSKAFF; encoded by the exons ATGGCAACTCACAACTGTCTCCGCCAGACTGCGGCGCAAATGCTTGGCCAAAATGCCAAcgtcttccgcttcttctccaagtCGGCACCCTCCCGCCCCTCCGGCAACGTCGCCCTGGAGTCTGTAAAAAACGCCGCGGTTGCCGAAACAGAG ACGTTTGCGGGCAGAGCCAACGTAGCGGCAGGCACTGGGAAACTCGAAGGATCCCTGTTGCCTCCGCCTCACATTCCTGGAATCCGCAGAGCCCCCCGAGAGCCTGCGTCTCCCAAGATGGCTGGCATGGAGGGTCGAATGCCTGTTCGCCTTCCGCCTGAGGGCTCTCGCTTCCGTCAATAC GTCGACCCGCGGGCGGACGTTTACTTTCCTCTCACGGCTGTTTTGGTGACGCTGGGGCCTCTCTACATGTTCTCCAAAGCCTTCTTCTGA
- the SRS49C gene encoding SAG-related sequence SRS49C (encoded by transcript TGME49_207150~Gene product name based on ToxoDB Community Expert Annotation.~Predicted trans-membrane domain (TMHMM2.0):172-195) — MSGRVEASDPKKSCLVQVSVFSQQPTPVPDSNKCKNGQVTVAVTSKSKSVTFGCSEGATLKPALLEHVFIEKATEKSGGASTGREEEVVLQDLVPNSSLVENAANTGNDTVGYTLSCPDLPSSPQNIFYKCVSSASAREQVGTQTECKVLINIEEKPEAETPATPEPSRGEQGVVLGSAFMIAFISCFALVTGNMF, encoded by the exons ATGTCTGGGCGGGTTGAAGCTTCTGACCCAAAGAAGTCCTGCCTAGTTCAggtgtctgttttctctcaacAACCAACGCCAGTTCCTGATTCAA ATAAATGCAAGAACGGACAGGTCACTGTAGCGGTCACCTCCAAGAGCAAGTCTGTCACTTTCGGATGTAGCGAAGGCGCCACCCTGAAGCCCGCTCTCCTCGAACATGTTTTCATTGAGAAAGCAACTGAGAAGAGTGGTGGCGCATCAActggcagagaggaggaggttGTCTTGCAGGACCTCGTTCCAAATAGTAGTTTGGTTGAGAATGCAGCTAATACCGGAAATGACACAGTTGGCTATACGCTGTCCTGCCCAGAtttgccttcgtctccccaaAACATCTTTTACAAATGTGTCTCATCAGCATCGGCGCGCGAACAGGTGGGAACACAAACAGAATGCAAAGTCCTTATCAATATTGAAGAGAAACCCGAGGCTGAAACGCCTGCGACGCCTGAACCTTCCAGAGGGGAACAAGGAGTCGTTCTGGGCAGTGCCTTTATGATTGCGTTCATTTCTTGTTTTGCATTGGTGACAGGGAATATGTTCTAA